In one window of Lewinella sp. 4G2 DNA:
- a CDS encoding OsmC family protein, with protein sequence MARQHNYAVDIIWTGNLGSGTLDYRAYSRDHVVSVEGKEEIDASSDPNFRGDDSRINPEEMFLASVSSCHMLWYLHLASVNKITVLEYVDSATGTMEEGADGSGQFTRIVLNPRITIAQADKAERARELHAEAGRKCFIANSIKVDVEYAGEIVAG encoded by the coding sequence ATGGCGCGCCAACACAATTATGCGGTGGACATCATCTGGACCGGCAACCTCGGCTCCGGCACGCTGGATTACCGGGCTTATTCGCGCGACCACGTCGTCAGCGTTGAGGGTAAGGAGGAGATCGATGCGAGTTCCGATCCCAATTTTCGGGGCGACGACTCCCGCATCAACCCGGAAGAGATGTTCCTCGCTTCGGTAAGTTCCTGCCATATGCTCTGGTACCTGCATTTGGCCAGCGTCAACAAAATCACCGTGCTCGAATACGTAGACAGCGCTACGGGCACGATGGAAGAGGGCGCGGACGGTAGTGGGCAGTTTACGCGCATCGTCCTCAATCCCAGGATCACCATCGCCCAGGCGGATAAAGCCGAGCGGGCGCGGGAGTTACACGCCGAGGCGGGCAGGAAGTGCTTCATCGCCAATTCCATCAAGGTGGACGTGGAGTACGCTGGCGAAATTGTTGCGGGTTAG
- the rsgA gene encoding ribosome small subunit-dependent GTPase A, whose translation MQKGTVTKSTGSWYKVKLDEPTPDGHYELRCRVAGRFRLQDKQLTNPIAVGDRVSVEVETNNDEETGAIRKIEDRSNYVVRQSPRKKHELHLLASNIDQAVLIVTVIWPDVKLGFIDRFLLMTEPFGIPTTIVFNKADLYDEDTMETYEVIKQIYEDIGYQVMLVSAQEGIGIEAFQELLKDKRSLLSGQSGVGKSTLVNAVAPDLDLTTGELSEYTGKGQHTTTFAELYELPFGGELIDPPGIKNLSFNYLEPIEVAYYYREIFALSPECKFGGTCLHRSEPGCAVIASVEAGDDRVTDLRYNSYLTLLEETEAQNYWERKKV comes from the coding sequence ATGCAAAAAGGCACCGTAACTAAATCCACCGGAAGTTGGTACAAGGTCAAGCTGGACGAGCCCACGCCCGATGGCCACTACGAGCTACGTTGCCGCGTCGCGGGCCGGTTCCGGCTCCAGGACAAACAACTCACCAACCCCATCGCCGTCGGTGACCGCGTTTCGGTGGAAGTCGAAACCAACAACGACGAAGAAACCGGGGCTATTCGCAAGATTGAGGACCGGTCTAACTACGTCGTCCGCCAAAGCCCCCGCAAGAAACACGAGCTGCACTTGCTGGCCTCCAACATTGACCAGGCCGTGCTCATCGTAACCGTCATTTGGCCGGACGTGAAGCTGGGATTCATCGACCGCTTTTTGCTGATGACGGAACCCTTCGGCATCCCCACCACGATCGTCTTTAATAAGGCGGACCTCTACGACGAGGACACGATGGAAACCTACGAGGTGATCAAGCAGATCTACGAAGACATTGGCTACCAAGTCATGCTCGTTTCCGCCCAGGAAGGGATCGGCATCGAAGCTTTTCAGGAGCTACTGAAGGACAAACGCAGCCTACTCAGTGGCCAGAGCGGCGTAGGGAAATCCACCCTCGTCAACGCCGTCGCGCCGGATCTCGACCTCACCACCGGCGAGCTCTCCGAGTACACGGGGAAGGGGCAACACACCACCACCTTTGCGGAACTCTACGAACTGCCCTTTGGCGGAGAGTTGATCGACCCGCCGGGCATCAAGAACCTATCCTTTAACTACCTCGAACCCATCGAGGTAGCCTATTACTATCGCGAAATCTTTGCCCTCAGCCCGGAGTGTAAATTTGGCGGCACGTGTCTGCACCGCAGCGAGCCGGGTTGCGCCGTGATCGCTTCCGTCGAGGCGGGCGACGACCGGGTCACCGACCTACGGTACAACTCTTACCTCACCCTCCTGGAAGAAACGGAGGCCCAGAATTACTGGGAACGGAAGAAGGTATAA